A genomic region of Desulfosarcina ovata subsp. ovata contains the following coding sequences:
- the rapZ gene encoding RNase adapter RapZ, with protein MTISNGPGSLRQRPEQPDRLNASGEKDTVKKNPITIVTGQAGSGKSTALAAFEDSGCYCVDNMPVALLSQFLSLPAGNAGAFSGLVFGMDVRDSGFLLNYETVVNHLRQKQFRFRLIFLEADEATLVRRYSQTRRKHPLSIDKNLHDAIREEQILLTPLRDKADRIIDTSTLNVHELKTIVRKMATDITKNGAMQTEILSFGYKYGLPAQADLVMDVRFLKNPYFVETLRPLNGKTEKIRTFVLNNEQTCLFLRRYTDLLDILIPQYEAEGKAYLTIAIGCTGGRHRSVVIAKQIYDHIVASGRKAELAHRDIDKSISP; from the coding sequence ATGACGATTTCTAATGGTCCGGGATCATTACGGCAACGCCCCGAACAGCCTGATAGGCTTAACGCATCAGGGGAAAAAGACACCGTGAAAAAGAATCCCATTACCATCGTCACCGGACAGGCGGGTTCTGGGAAAAGTACGGCCTTGGCTGCATTTGAGGATTCGGGCTGCTACTGTGTGGACAACATGCCCGTGGCACTGCTATCACAGTTTTTATCCTTGCCAGCCGGCAATGCCGGTGCATTTAGCGGTTTGGTGTTTGGCATGGACGTTCGGGACAGCGGGTTTCTCCTGAATTATGAAACCGTTGTTAATCACCTGCGGCAAAAACAATTTCGCTTTCGGCTGATCTTTCTCGAAGCCGATGAAGCAACCCTGGTTCGCCGATATAGCCAGACGCGCCGTAAGCATCCTCTGTCCATCGACAAAAATCTTCACGATGCAATCCGTGAAGAGCAAATTCTTCTGACCCCACTGCGCGATAAGGCCGATCGGATCATTGACACCTCCACACTCAATGTTCACGAACTCAAAACCATCGTTCGGAAAATGGCCACGGACATCACAAAAAATGGCGCAATGCAAACGGAAATCCTTTCATTTGGTTATAAATACGGTCTCCCCGCGCAGGCAGACCTGGTCATGGATGTCCGTTTTCTGAAAAACCCCTACTTCGTTGAAACGTTGCGGCCACTGAACGGGAAAACTGAAAAAATTCGCACGTTCGTCTTGAATAATGAGCAAACCTGTTTATTTTTACGGAGATACACCGACCTGCTGGACATTTTGATTCCCCAATATGAAGCCGAGGGGAAAGCCTATCTCACCATTGCCATCGGCTGTACAGGAGGTCGTCATCGTTCTGTGGTGATTGCAAAACAAATTTATGATCATATTGTGGCGTCGGGTCGTAAAGCGGAACTGGCCC
- a CDS encoding PTS sugar transporter subunit IIA, whose protein sequence is MKILDVLDKEAILVDLKAKDKIGILNELVAPTARITGIDPNDMVRVLMERERLGSTGIGDGIGIPHGKLKNLERLVLGFGLSRKGVDFESIDGRPTHLFFLLITPEHATDLHLKLLARISRMLKKDSLKEMLMKAGSAEEVIAVIGGEDDDF, encoded by the coding sequence ATGAAAATATTGGATGTTCTCGACAAAGAAGCGATTCTTGTAGATTTAAAAGCCAAAGACAAGATCGGTATTCTAAATGAGCTGGTAGCGCCGACGGCCCGGATTACCGGCATTGACCCCAATGACATGGTCCGCGTGCTGATGGAACGTGAACGCCTGGGCAGCACCGGCATTGGCGACGGAATCGGCATTCCCCATGGCAAACTGAAAAACCTGGAACGTTTGGTACTCGGATTTGGGCTGAGCCGCAAGGGAGTTGATTTCGAATCCATTGACGGCCGCCCGACCCACCTCTTCTTTTTGCTGATTACCCCCGAGCATGCGACGGATCTTCACCTGAAATTGCTGGCGCGTATATCCCGGATGCTGAAGAAAGACTCCCTCAAGGAGATGCTGATGAAAGCGGGCAGCGCCGAGGAGGTCATTGCCGTCATCGGCGGGGAGGATGACGATTTCTAA
- the hpf gene encoding ribosome hibernation-promoting factor, HPF/YfiA family, whose translation MNTSVRFKNLESSEALRTYVSEKLNRLEKYFNGPAEANVVLSIEKFRHSAEINLTGDRLSINGKEETEEMYAAIDMVLDKMEVQIKRSKQKSRTHRSKGKNFATDAAKGTDDSAGQPRVRIHHIEYKPMDVDEAVMQMDLTTDSFLVFTDARTNMVNVLYRQKDGHFGLIQPRP comes from the coding sequence ATGAACACATCCGTTCGATTTAAAAATCTCGAGTCTTCCGAGGCCTTGAGAACCTATGTGAGCGAAAAACTGAACCGCCTGGAAAAATATTTCAACGGACCGGCAGAGGCCAATGTCGTTTTGTCCATTGAAAAATTCCGCCACAGTGCCGAGATTAATCTTACCGGTGACCGGCTCTCCATCAACGGTAAGGAAGAGACTGAGGAGATGTATGCCGCCATTGATATGGTGCTTGACAAGATGGAGGTTCAGATAAAAAGGAGCAAGCAGAAAAGCCGGACTCATCGCAGCAAGGGAAAAAACTTCGCCACCGATGCTGCCAAAGGGACAGACGATTCCGCCGGTCAGCCACGGGTACGGATCCACCATATTGAGTACAAACCCATGGATGTGGATGAGGCGGTCATGCAAATGGATCTGACGACGGACAGTTTCCTGGTATTCACAGATGCCCGTACGAACATGGTGAATGTGCTGTATCGGCAAAAAGATGGCCATTTCGGGCTGATCCAACCCCGACCGTAG
- the rpoN gene encoding RNA polymerase factor sigma-54 — MAIELRQQLKLTQQLIMTPQLQMAIKLLQLSRLELVDTIRQELEENPTLEEVQETADRTKEGEPEEAPAAAVEDAREVTIEEKINDEIDWSNYIDEYNAPGKVNFESENRETPQYEAFVSSKESLSDHLLWQLLMLSPTDIEKQVGSLIIGNLNRDGYLQLSVEELSQQSGISIEMVEDVLETMQSFDPVGICARDLRECLLLQARLLNLEDSLVTDIISDHLKNLENKNFKAICKALKVKMKDVVAAVNVIRALEPKPGRQFNEETPHYIIPDIYVYKSEGDFVIVLNDDGMPKLRVNPFYKRAITHKNEVSTNAKDYIRDKMRSAAWLIRSIHQRQKTIYKVMESILKFQRDFFEKGVIHLKPMVLRDVAEDIGMHESTISRVTTNKYAHTPQGIYELKYFFNSSIRRVHGEDIASASVQAKIKKLIEGENPKKPYSDSKMAEMLKADNIDIARRTVAKYREMMGILSSSKRKQF, encoded by the coding sequence ATGGCAATTGAACTCAGACAACAACTTAAACTGACCCAGCAGCTCATCATGACGCCTCAGCTCCAGATGGCGATCAAACTGTTGCAGCTGTCCAGACTTGAGCTGGTGGACACCATTCGGCAGGAACTGGAAGAAAATCCCACACTGGAGGAAGTCCAGGAAACCGCCGATCGAACCAAGGAGGGAGAACCCGAAGAGGCGCCGGCAGCTGCTGTTGAAGATGCACGCGAAGTCACCATTGAAGAAAAAATCAATGATGAGATCGACTGGAGTAACTACATCGACGAGTACAATGCGCCCGGGAAAGTCAATTTCGAATCGGAAAACCGGGAAACGCCCCAATACGAAGCCTTTGTCTCATCCAAGGAGTCGCTCAGCGACCATTTGCTGTGGCAGCTGTTGATGCTCTCCCCCACGGATATCGAGAAACAGGTGGGCAGCCTTATCATCGGCAATCTCAATCGTGACGGATACTTGCAGCTCTCCGTCGAAGAACTCTCGCAACAATCCGGTATATCCATTGAAATGGTCGAGGATGTCCTTGAAACCATGCAGTCTTTCGATCCGGTGGGTATTTGTGCCCGGGACTTGCGGGAATGCCTGCTGCTGCAGGCCCGCCTGTTGAACCTCGAGGATTCGCTGGTGACAGACATTATCTCCGATCATCTTAAAAATCTAGAAAATAAAAATTTCAAGGCTATCTGCAAGGCCTTGAAAGTTAAAATGAAAGACGTGGTTGCCGCCGTCAATGTGATTCGGGCGCTGGAACCCAAGCCGGGGCGGCAGTTCAATGAGGAGACTCCCCACTATATCATCCCGGACATCTACGTTTATAAAAGTGAGGGTGATTTCGTCATCGTACTCAACGATGACGGCATGCCCAAATTGCGCGTCAATCCCTTCTACAAGCGCGCCATCACGCACAAAAACGAAGTCAGCACCAATGCCAAAGACTACATTCGCGATAAAATGCGTTCCGCCGCCTGGCTGATTCGCAGTATTCACCAGCGCCAGAAAACCATCTACAAGGTGATGGAAAGTATTCTTAAATTCCAGCGCGACTTCTTCGAAAAAGGTGTCATTCACCTCAAGCCCATGGTCCTGAGGGACGTGGCCGAAGATATCGGTATGCATGAATCCACCATCAGCCGGGTCACCACCAACAAGTATGCCCATACGCCCCAGGGTATCTACGAACTCAAGTATTTTTTCAACAGTTCCATCCGGCGGGTGCATGGCGAGGATATCGCGTCTGCCAGTGTACAGGCCAAAATAAAAAAACTGATTGAAGGTGAAAACCCCAAAAAACCATACAGTGACAGCAAGATGGCCGAAATGCTCAAGGCCGACAACATTGACATTGCACGCCGAACCGTTGCCAAATACCGTGAAATGATGGGCATTTTATCCTCCAGCAAAAGAAAGCAGTTTTAA
- the lptB gene encoding LPS export ABC transporter ATP-binding protein: MASLSVRDLVKVYRGRKVVDHVSLGVESGQVIGLLGPNGAGKTTTFYMTVGLVRPDAGRVFLDEMDITDAPMYIRARQGVGYLPQEASIFRKLTVRQNIMAILETLPLSRQQRNQRTDSLLEELGISHVAHSRAAVLSGGERRRLEISRALATDPAFMLLDEPFAGIDPLAVIDIKNIIAHLKNRNIGILISDHNVRETLGACDSAYILSDGKVIENGTPEQIASSTIARRIYLGDEFKL, encoded by the coding sequence ATGGCCTCGTTATCGGTTCGTGATCTGGTAAAAGTGTATCGCGGTCGCAAAGTGGTCGACCACGTCAGCCTGGGGGTGGAAAGTGGCCAGGTGATCGGTCTGTTAGGCCCCAACGGTGCCGGCAAGACCACGACATTTTACATGACCGTAGGGCTGGTACGGCCGGATGCAGGCAGGGTGTTTCTCGATGAAATGGATATCACGGACGCCCCCATGTACATCCGGGCCCGGCAAGGGGTGGGTTATCTTCCCCAGGAAGCATCCATTTTCAGGAAATTGACGGTACGGCAGAACATTATGGCCATCTTGGAGACCCTGCCCCTCTCCCGGCAACAACGCAACCAGCGGACCGACAGTCTGCTCGAAGAACTTGGAATCAGCCATGTGGCCCATTCCAGGGCTGCAGTCCTGTCCGGTGGAGAGCGGCGTCGGCTGGAGATCTCCCGGGCATTGGCCACCGATCCGGCCTTCATGCTCCTGGACGAGCCCTTTGCCGGCATCGACCCATTGGCGGTGATTGACATCAAGAATATCATCGCCCATTTGAAAAACCGAAACATTGGTATTTTGATTTCCGATCACAATGTCCGCGAAACCTTGGGCGCATGTGACTCGGCATACATTCTCAGTGACGGCAAAGTGATTGAAAACGGAACACCGGAACAGATCGCTTCAAGCACCATCGCCAGACGAATTTATTTAGGAGACGAATTCAAACTTTAA
- the lptA gene encoding lipopolysaccharide transport periplasmic protein LptA: MKIFNCKSVSPFLPVLFFCGWALFSLSGQAVADTGSQPVASTATAPQQIHITSQRLTSDTANNQAEFIGNVRATQGETQITADSLKIFFSEKSGATDASPAQSMEKLVATGNVEIKFDNRLAVARQAVYITAKRVLILTGPGATVTSGDNIITGETITFYREDGRFTVEGGRNGQVKATILPEEAGLE; encoded by the coding sequence GTGAAGATCTTCAATTGTAAATCCGTCAGCCCCTTTTTGCCGGTCCTTTTTTTCTGTGGCTGGGCACTGTTTTCACTCTCCGGGCAGGCAGTTGCCGATACCGGAAGTCAACCCGTAGCATCAACCGCAACTGCCCCTCAACAAATCCACATCACCTCCCAACGGCTGACATCCGATACCGCCAACAATCAGGCGGAATTTATTGGCAATGTCCGTGCCACCCAGGGAGAGACCCAGATCACGGCCGACAGCCTTAAGATTTTCTTCTCCGAAAAATCCGGTGCCACCGATGCCTCGCCGGCCCAATCCATGGAGAAACTGGTGGCCACCGGAAACGTGGAAATTAAATTCGACAATAGGCTTGCTGTTGCCAGGCAGGCAGTATATATAACAGCTAAACGTGTCCTGATCCTTACCGGTCCCGGCGCTACGGTAACCAGTGGAGACAACATCATCACCGGTGAAACCATCACCTTTTACCGGGAAGATGGACGCTTTACCGTCGAAGGTGGAAGAAATGGTCAGGTGAAGGCGACCATCCTCCCTGAAGAGGCGGGGTTGGAGTAG
- the lptC gene encoding LPS export ABC transporter periplasmic protein LptC, translated as MTSRRLIQRLLLAVVVVSLIAIVTVFIGYRRATHDPEMLMDLIQKKADMHLDKVRQTASKNGIREWHMEAQSATLLEKEKIMQLVKPDVEFFMEDGDNVFLTADHGAIHTNSNRITVSGRVSANNRLYRFKTETLDYDPEHRELRADTPVVLSGESFTLRADRMAMNLDTRITHFEGGVEGIISEDLQL; from the coding sequence ATGACATCGCGCCGGCTGATCCAACGCTTGCTGCTGGCGGTGGTGGTGGTGTCGCTGATCGCCATTGTCACCGTTTTCATCGGTTATCGCCGGGCGACCCACGATCCCGAAATGCTCATGGATCTGATTCAAAAAAAAGCCGACATGCATCTGGATAAGGTGCGCCAGACCGCCAGCAAAAATGGCATTCGCGAGTGGCATATGGAAGCCCAATCGGCAACCCTGCTGGAAAAAGAGAAAATTATGCAGTTGGTCAAGCCCGATGTGGAGTTCTTTATGGAAGATGGAGATAATGTCTTCCTGACCGCCGATCATGGAGCCATTCACACGAACTCCAACCGCATCACCGTTTCGGGACGGGTTTCGGCCAACAACCGGCTGTACCGGTTTAAAACGGAAACCCTGGACTACGATCCGGAGCACCGTGAACTTCGCGCCGACACCCCGGTGGTCCTGTCCGGGGAGTCATTCACTCTGCGGGCAGACCGCATGGCCATGAACCTCGATACCCGAATCACGCATTTTGAAGGCGGTGTGGAAGGAATCATCAGTGAAGATCTTCAATTGTAA
- a CDS encoding KdsC family phosphatase: MIDTRLAQIDLLLMDVDGVLTTGQVIYDDAGQETKVFHVRDGLGIRMLMEAGLTVGIVTGRRSMALVHRCRNLGIQLLKDGIHDKAAALAEILAETGVPAEKTAFVGDDLPDLPILRRVGVPIAVADAHDLIKQTAIWTTQSAGGCGAIREISERILMAKGVWQPLIERLFP, encoded by the coding sequence ATGATTGACACCCGCCTTGCCCAGATTGACCTGCTCCTGATGGATGTCGATGGCGTACTGACCACCGGACAGGTGATTTACGACGACGCCGGCCAGGAAACCAAAGTTTTTCATGTTCGTGACGGACTGGGCATCCGCATGCTCATGGAAGCCGGATTGACGGTGGGCATTGTCACCGGACGCCGTTCCATGGCACTGGTCCATCGCTGCCGGAACCTTGGCATTCAGCTGCTCAAGGACGGTATCCACGATAAAGCCGCCGCCTTGGCGGAAATTCTCGCCGAAACCGGGGTCCCTGCAGAAAAAACGGCGTTTGTGGGGGACGACCTGCCGGATCTGCCGATCCTGCGGCGTGTCGGGGTGCCCATTGCCGTGGCCGATGCCCACGATCTGATCAAACAGACGGCGATCTGGACCACGCAGTCTGCCGGCGGCTGCGGGGCCATCCGCGAAATCAGTGAACGGATCCTCATGGCCAAGGGCGTATGGCAGCCGTTGATCGAGAGGCTGTTCCCATGA
- the kdsA gene encoding 3-deoxy-8-phosphooctulonate synthase, which yields MKSQRPFFLVSGPCVIEDEAVTLRIATRLKAITDDLGIPFTFKASYDKANRTSITSFRGPGLTDGLRTLSRIKETLGVAVISDVHRISEVEAAAKVLDVIQIPAFLCRQTDLILAVATTGKPVNIKKGQFLAPWDMVNIVEKVRSVSSTQPMITERGVMFGYNNLVVDFRGIQIMQQTGCPVIFDATHSVQLPGGAGKSSGGQREFAPVLARAAVAAGADGIFLEVHENPDKALCDGPNSLDLDQLPDLLTQLMAIKTAVTA from the coding sequence ATGAAATCCCAACGCCCTTTTTTTTTGGTTAGCGGTCCTTGCGTTATCGAAGACGAGGCCGTTACCCTGCGCATTGCCACCCGGCTCAAAGCGATCACCGACGATCTCGGCATCCCGTTTACCTTCAAGGCCTCCTATGACAAGGCCAACCGTACCTCGATTACCTCATTCCGGGGGCCGGGCCTGACCGATGGTCTACGAACCCTGTCGCGGATAAAAGAGACGCTGGGCGTTGCCGTGATTTCGGATGTCCATCGGATCAGTGAGGTCGAAGCGGCGGCAAAAGTCCTCGACGTCATCCAGATTCCCGCGTTTCTATGCCGGCAGACGGATCTCATTCTGGCCGTGGCCACAACCGGCAAACCGGTAAATATCAAAAAAGGCCAGTTTCTGGCCCCCTGGGACATGGTCAACATTGTTGAAAAGGTGCGTTCGGTTTCCAGTACCCAACCGATGATCACCGAGCGTGGGGTAATGTTCGGATACAATAACTTGGTGGTGGACTTCCGTGGGATTCAGATTATGCAGCAGACCGGCTGCCCGGTGATTTTCGACGCCACCCACAGCGTCCAGCTGCCCGGTGGGGCGGGAAAAAGCTCGGGGGGCCAGCGCGAGTTCGCTCCGGTGCTGGCGCGCGCCGCCGTTGCCGCCGGAGCCGACGGAATTTTTCTGGAAGTTCATGAAAACCCCGACAAGGCCCTTTGTGACGGCCCCAATTCCCTTGATCTGGACCAACTGCCCGACCTGTTGACCCAGCTGATGGCCATCAAAACCGCAGTGACTGCCTGA
- a CDS encoding M23 family metallopeptidase, whose product MNRKGRSIKPILVVILVLLVSIPAVWLTIIRMEGTAPALELGLESSFIGASRTLTVTVDDTGSGIRKVWMGLLVDENEKEILQRSFPSGGFFAGGKEKSVQIKATISPKELGLEDGNAVIRIVAWDFSLRQWTKGNRGVLEKEIQIDTRPPSIEMISRSHNLNQGGSGMALYRISEDCPKSGVTVGERFYPGYGGYFSDPTIHMAFFALDYTQGKETRLAVTAEDFAGNQASAGMVYHINNRTFRKDAINLSDNFFNTKMPDFERYFPEMAGGNRLDLFLKVNRELRRRDNQAFTQITAQSEKKILWDGPFIRLPASANRARFADHRTYFYGGKVIDRQVHMGIDLASTAHSPIPAANGGKVAFTGDQGIYGNTVVLDHGFGLFSLYAHLSRIDVAEGQMVEKGQTVGKTGMTGMAGGDHLHYGILVHQTFVNPVEWWDESWIKNNISAKMNDAEH is encoded by the coding sequence TTGAACAGAAAAGGTCGTTCGATCAAACCGATCCTGGTGGTCATCCTGGTGCTGCTTGTCAGCATCCCTGCCGTATGGCTGACCATTATTCGTATGGAAGGCACCGCTCCGGCGCTGGAACTCGGACTCGAATCATCCTTTATTGGCGCATCGCGTACGCTTACCGTGACCGTTGACGATACGGGCAGCGGTATCCGCAAGGTCTGGATGGGGCTTCTGGTGGACGAAAACGAAAAGGAAATTCTGCAACGCAGTTTTCCCTCGGGTGGTTTCTTCGCCGGCGGCAAGGAAAAATCGGTGCAGATCAAAGCGACGATTTCGCCCAAGGAGCTGGGGTTGGAAGACGGCAACGCGGTGATCCGCATCGTGGCCTGGGATTTTTCCTTGCGACAGTGGACCAAGGGCAACCGGGGAGTTCTTGAAAAAGAGATTCAGATCGACACCCGTCCCCCGTCCATTGAAATGATCAGCCGTTCCCACAATCTCAATCAGGGCGGCTCGGGCATGGCCCTTTACCGGATTTCGGAGGATTGCCCGAAAAGTGGCGTTACTGTCGGTGAGCGATTTTACCCGGGGTATGGCGGGTACTTTTCCGACCCCACGATCCATATGGCCTTTTTCGCCCTTGATTATACCCAGGGCAAAGAGACGCGTTTGGCGGTAACGGCTGAGGATTTTGCCGGCAACCAGGCCTCAGCCGGCATGGTGTATCACATCAACAACCGGACGTTCAGAAAAGATGCGATCAACCTCTCGGACAATTTTTTTAACACCAAGATGCCTGATTTCGAGCGCTATTTTCCCGAGATGGCCGGGGGCAACCGACTCGATCTCTTTCTCAAGGTCAACCGCGAACTGCGCCGGCGGGACAATCAGGCGTTCACTCAAATCACGGCCCAATCGGAAAAAAAGATTTTGTGGGACGGCCCCTTTATCCGGCTGCCGGCATCGGCCAACCGGGCGCGTTTTGCCGACCATCGGACCTATTTCTATGGCGGAAAGGTCATTGACCGGCAGGTCCACATGGGAATTGACCTGGCGTCAACGGCCCACTCGCCGATCCCGGCGGCCAATGGCGGCAAGGTGGCCTTTACCGGCGACCAGGGAATTTATGGTAATACGGTGGTGCTCGACCACGGATTCGGCCTGTTCAGCCTTTACGCCCACCTGAGTCGAATCGATGTGGCCGAGGGGCAGATGGTCGAAAAAGGTCAGACTGTCGGCAAAACCGGTATGACCGGCATGGCCGGCGGCGATCACCTGCATTACGGCATTTTGGTTCACCAGACTTTCGTCAACCCGGTGGAGTGGTGGGACGAGTCTTGGATAAAGAACAACATCAGCGCCAAAATGAATGACGCGGAACATTGA
- a CDS encoding homocysteine biosynthesis protein: MGNFKVEKTYQQINDKIRSGDVVVVTAEEMIDIVNDNGPEAAARQVDVVTTGTFAPMCSSGAFINFGHSVPGIKASKVWMNNVPAYGGVAAVDCYIGATEPCEDDPLNRVYPGEFRYGGGHVIQDLVAGQKIYLKAAAYGTDCYPRREYQTTLTIESVPQATLCNPRNGYQNYNCAVNLTNKTIYTYMGALKPKAGNANYCSAGQLSPLFNDPLYRTIGLGTRIFLGGGVGYVTWHGTQHRPDVKRAANGTPLTPAGTLWVMGDMKQMSPDWLVGVGIQGYGCSLAVGLGVPIPILNEEMARFTAVSDDQIFTQIVDYGNDYPKGKSSDLGQVSYAQLKSGAITLNGKDVPTVPLSSMVKAREIAETLKTWITGGTFELGEPQFTLPAP, encoded by the coding sequence ATGGGAAATTTCAAAGTTGAGAAAACCTACCAACAGATCAACGATAAAATCAGGTCCGGCGACGTGGTTGTCGTCACGGCCGAAGAGATGATCGACATCGTCAACGACAATGGACCCGAAGCGGCCGCCAGGCAGGTGGATGTGGTTACTACCGGGACTTTTGCCCCCATGTGCTCATCGGGCGCATTTATCAATTTCGGTCATTCCGTGCCGGGAATTAAGGCGTCCAAGGTATGGATGAACAATGTGCCTGCCTACGGCGGGGTGGCTGCGGTGGACTGCTATATCGGCGCGACCGAACCGTGTGAGGATGACCCTCTCAACAGGGTCTATCCCGGTGAATTTCGCTATGGCGGCGGGCATGTGATCCAGGATCTGGTGGCAGGTCAGAAAATTTACCTCAAAGCCGCCGCCTATGGCACGGACTGCTATCCCAGACGGGAATACCAAACCACCCTGACCATTGAGTCGGTGCCCCAGGCGACCTTGTGCAATCCGCGCAACGGATACCAGAATTACAACTGCGCCGTCAATCTGACCAACAAAACGATATACACCTATATGGGCGCCTTGAAACCCAAGGCAGGCAACGCCAATTACTGCTCGGCCGGCCAGTTGAGCCCGCTGTTCAATGATCCGCTTTACCGCACCATTGGCCTGGGAACGCGGATTTTTCTTGGCGGTGGCGTCGGGTATGTGACCTGGCATGGCACCCAGCACCGTCCCGACGTGAAACGTGCCGCCAACGGTACCCCGCTGACACCTGCCGGCACCTTGTGGGTGATGGGCGATATGAAGCAGATGAGTCCGGACTGGCTGGTGGGGGTGGGCATTCAGGGGTATGGTTGCTCGCTGGCCGTCGGACTGGGGGTGCCGATTCCGATCCTCAACGAAGAGATGGCCCGTTTCACGGCGGTTTCCGACGATCAGATTTTCACCCAGATCGTGGATTACGGCAACGATTACCCCAAGGGAAAATCCAGCGATCTGGGGCAGGTCAGTTATGCCCAGTTGAAAAGCGGGGCCATTACCCTCAACGGGAAGGACGTTCCCACTGTTCCGCTCTCCAGCATGGTCAAGGCACGGGAGATTGCCGAAACTCTGAAAACGTGGATTACGGGTGGTACATTCGAATTGGGTGAACCGCAATTTACCTTGCCGGCACCGTGA
- the thpR gene encoding RNA 2',3'-cyclic phosphodiesterase has translation MPKPLRAFVAVPLPAPVIDFLQQIQQQLHSPMINVRWVRPENIHLTLKFLGDIEPSQVPVIGAQLDAAAVSMPAFTLNARGVGVFPNRRKPRVLWVGLDGETGMLKMLQTTVETALAAVGFKKEKRAFRAHLTIGRPRKRMDPDDLGGSLDRLQTAALAPFRVGRVCLYQSVLKPSGAEYTVLYSAPLSD, from the coding sequence ATGCCCAAACCCCTGCGTGCCTTTGTTGCCGTACCGCTGCCCGCGCCGGTGATCGATTTCCTGCAGCAGATTCAGCAGCAGCTGCATTCGCCGATGATCAATGTCCGCTGGGTGCGTCCCGAAAACATCCACTTGACACTTAAATTTTTAGGTGACATTGAGCCGTCGCAGGTTCCTGTGATCGGCGCACAACTGGATGCTGCTGCCGTTTCCATGCCCGCTTTTACATTGAACGCCAGGGGGGTCGGCGTTTTTCCCAACCGACGGAAGCCCCGGGTGCTGTGGGTGGGGCTGGACGGGGAAACCGGGATGCTGAAAATGTTGCAGACAACCGTTGAAACGGCCCTGGCCGCGGTCGGATTCAAAAAGGAAAAACGCGCCTTTCGTGCTCACCTGACCATCGGCCGGCCCCGCAAACGCATGGATCCCGACGACCTTGGCGGATCTTTGGATCGGCTGCAGACAGCGGCCTTGGCGCCTTTCCGGGTCGGCCGGGTTTGCCTGTACCAAAGCGTGTTAAAGCCGTCCGGAGCGGAATATACCGTGTTGTACAGCGCCCCCCTATCGGATTAA